In Nostoc sphaeroides, the genomic window TATTCGGAATTGGGGGTCTTGCTTTAATTCTGCTTCTACTACTAAATGGCGATAGTTCTTCAGCTCAAGCATCTGTTTCATCTGTTCCTTCAGGAAATCCACCTTTGTCTCTCACTAACACAGGCGAATGCGATCTGACTCCTAGTGGTAATGGTTCTGATCACACACAGATTATTGAGATTCCGTGTAATGTTACTCCTAAAACCCCTACGGAAGTGAAGAGGGTAGTGGAGCCATCAATGATCAAAGCGCTTTTATTGCTAGTTGTTCTACTATGCATAGTCCGTTACAAACACCGCTCTTTAAAAATCCGTAATTCATAATTCTTACAGTACACTCGTAGGGGCACGGCACTGCCCCTACGTGTCAACTTAACGTAAAAACCAGTCTAGAAAAAGCTTTTAGGAAACAAGCCTTTCGCCTTTTCTTAGTGCCATTAGCCCATGTGTAAAGTTTGGTGAATTTCTCCGCCGCGTAAGGGGCCAGCCCTTAGTAACAAATCATAAATCTCAGCTTCAGCTTGATTAGTAAACTCTGTGTCATAGCGCAGCCTCAGCTATTGAAAAATTGAACCATCAGGCATAATTGCCCCTGCTAAGTTAGTACCAACTAGTTTAACCAGAAGGCGCTCACCAGAACGAATCCGCGCTCCCGTTAAGTCGGCTCCTCGCAAGTCGGCTCCACTGAGATCCGCTCCAATCAAATTAGCAGCGCGTAAATTCGCCTCTCTAAGATCCGCTAAAAGTAGGTTTGCCCGAAATAAATTTGCTTCAGATAAATTCGCTCCTCTGAGGTTGACTTTGTGCATAAAAGTATCGCTGAGATTAGCGCCGCTCAAATTGGCATAACTCAGATTTCTGCCAGATAAGTCTTTATTGCTCAAATTTGCCCGACTGTAATCTTTGCCACTCAAGTCTGAGTTTTGCTTTGGTGGTTTTTGGGTTGTTTGAGATGGTTTTTCCTGTTGAGGTGGCGGTGAGTATGGTTTTTGGGTTGTTTGAGATGGTTTTTCCTGTTGAGGTGGTGGTGAGTGATGTGTGGTTTGATGTTTGGTTTTTAGAGAACGCAATTTTTCACGAGCTTCATTTATGGCTTTCAGCTTGTCTTGTGCTTTCTGCTGTAAACGGAGATTGT contains:
- a CDS encoding pentapeptide repeat-containing protein — encoded protein: MSDLEHYYRVLELEPGATLEEVNQAYKDLVFVWHPDRIPKDNLRLQQKAQDKLKAINEAREKLRSLKTKHQTTHHSPPPQQEKPSQTTQKPYSPPPQQEKPSQTTQKPPKQNSDLSGKDYSRANLSNKDLSGRNLSYANLSGANLSDTFMHKVNLRGANLSEANLFRANLLLADLREANLRAANLIGADLSGADLRGADLTGARIRSGERLLVKLVGTNLAGAIMPDGSIFQ